The Pseudoalteromonas tunicata genome segment ACTGATGATAATAGCTACCTAAAGCCTGAAGATTAGTTTTATTAGGTTTTACTTTTTCTTCTTTTAATGCCTTTTCAAGCGTTACAGCTGCTTTGTAAGGAATATCATTTAAAGAATATAAGTTAGATAAAACACGATAATCAGTTTCAGTTTCTAAATAACCATTTTTATAGGCGATGTCCATTACAGAAAGACCTTTTGGAAAGTCCTCAACCTGCATATAGAAACGACCTAAGTTAGTCCAAGATTTTGGTTGATCTGGCCATGTTTTTAACACTTCTTCAGATACTTTCACCGCACTTTTAAAATCTTTTAAATCGACGTAAGAAGCGATTTTAAGATCAAAAGCACCTTTATTTGGTGTTTTATCTTTCAGAAGATCAATGGCGCGATCAGCAGGGGCTATAACTTGCTTAAATTCTTTTAACTCATATGAAGACTGAGCTAAACGAAGATAAACATTAGCATCCTCTTCCCCGGTATAGTCCATCCAAGCAAGATAGATTTCTTTTGCTTCTTTATACTTTTTATTATTTAAGTACAAATCACCAAGTAAACGCATCGCCTGAGCATGGTCTTTAAAGTTTAGTGCGTTAGCATCTACAGCTTTTTTGATGTGTTTGACAGCTAAGTCATGTTTATCAATTTGGACATTCATTTGTCCAAGATAATAATCAACCATCGCACCATCAAAACTATCTGAAGTTGTAATCTCATTTAAAATTGCAAGTGCACCAGGTACATCTTGTGGTTCTGCTTGAAATAACTCAAATGCTTTAGATACTTTCTTACCAACTCGCTCACCCATGATTTGCGTCTTAGCTTTTTTACGCTTTTCAATTTCTGCGTAATCAGGCTTAGCCATCACTGCGGTTGCAGTGAAACCAGCACCAAGAGTCATAAGAAGTGCAAGAGCTGTTACTTTAGATAAGTTTTTCATTCCATTCCTCCTTAGTTGTTTTGTTCTTGGTTCAGTTTAAAATCAAGTTGAACTTGAAGACCAGTTTGTTTAATTGGCTTACCATCAACAATCTTTGACTTGTATTTCCATTTCGAAAGTGCACGTTTTGCTTCACGATCGAAAAGGCGTTTTGGTTCTGCATCGATAACTTCGATATCAACAACCCCACCAAGCTCATCAATTGAGAATGAAAGCTGTACCCAACCCTCTTTACCATCTCGAGCAGCTTGTGGCGGATACTTTGGTTCAATTCGAACGATAGGTGTTGCATCACCGTCGCGACCAAAAGCACCTGGGCCACTTAACCCACCGCTCATACCCCCAGTATTAATGGTAGGCATATTAAATGTTAAACCACCCACATTTGGGTTGCTATTTTCCGGCTGAGGCGGCTGCGGTTTAGGCGGCTGCTTCGGCGGTGGAGGCGGCGGAGGCGGAACACGCTTACGCTCCTGCACCTTGGATTCAGGTGGATTCGTCATAATTTCGACTATGATTTGCTCTTGGTCATTTTGGGCACGATCCGCTCCACCGGAGATAAGATATGCCATAAAAAAGAACAAGCCGAAAGTAACTGCCCCACCTGCTAAAAGTGAAAACAGAAAACGAATCATCACTGATCTCCAGCTATTGATATTCTTAAGTCACCAGTTGCTTTGATTGCGTCCATTACTTTAACAACAACACCATGTTTCGCTTCTTTATCCGCTTGGATAATTACAACGTCTGTAGGTTGTTCTGCAAGTAAACTTTCAATCTTAGCAGCAACACGTTCAACGTCGACTTGCTGCTTATCAATCCAAACTTCCCCATTGCTACGAACAGCAATAAAGATGTTTGCATTTTTCTGCTTGCTAGCCTGAGCTGCTTTTGGTTTGTTGACTTCAATACCCGCTTCTTTAACGAATGAAGTCGTAACGATGAAGAAAATCAGCATGATAAATACGATGTCAAGCATCGGTGTCATATCTACTGCTGCGTCTTCGTCTTCACGGAAACGTTGTTTACGTGCCATATTAAACTCTCTCTCTAGTGATGAGGCAGACTATCTACTAGTTTTGCTTTAGCCACTTTTGCCTTAGCTTCAAGACGTGTACTAAAGAAAACACCAGACAGTGCCGCAACCATTCCAGCCATTGTTGGGATAGTAGCCATTGAAATACCAGCTGCCATTAAACGTGCGTTACCTGTACCTTGGTTTGCCATTGTTTCGAAAACAGCGATCATACCCGTTACAGTTCCTAGCAAGCCAATTAATGGACAGATAGCAACTAATGTTTTTATCAACAACATACGCTGATTTAATTTTTCAGCCGCGTCAGAAATCCATGCATCACGGATTCTGTGTGCATACCAGGATGTTGTATCCTGGCGGGCGTCCCAACTTGCAACAATACTGTTTCTCATACGAGGAAACTCTGCAGTTAAGAACCAATAACGCTCAATCATTAATACCCACATAAGAAAGAGTGCTATTGCGACCACATAAAGAACTTGGCCGCCTGTTGCCACAAAATCCCTGACAGATTCCCAAAGCTCTATCAGGAATAGCATTAGGCTTTCTCCTTCTCCGCGTGAGCGGCGATGATACCTGCACTTTGCTCTTCAAGTACGTGAACAATTGACTTGCTACGACCATGAACAACAGCGTGTAATAAAATTAATGGTAATGCAGCGATCAAACCTAGAGCCGTTGTTACAAGCGCCATAGAGATTGAACCAGCCATGATCTTAGGATCACCAGTACCAAATAATGTGATTTGTTGGAACGTATCGATCATACCAACAACAGTACCCAATAGACCTAATAACGGTGCGATAGCAGCGAAGATCTTGATGATATTGATACCAGCTTCAATACGTGGTGTTTCACGTAAAATTGCTTCGTCTAGTTTAAGCTCTAGATTTTCAACATCTTGGTTTTTGTTGTCATGGTAAACTTTAAGAATACGGCCCAATGGGTTATTTGTATTCGGCGTACCAGCGTTTTTAAGTTGAGACTTCATTTTGCTTGATACTAATGAAAGGTCAATTAAACGCACTAGTGCGATAATGAAACCAATTACTAATAATACAGCAATGATGTAACCTACTTCACCACCTTGGTGGAAACGATCTTCTGGTGTCGCTTTTTGCGTATTAAGACGCAAAATTGAACCACGAGTTGGATCTAAGTAGAAACCTACATAGCTACCAGGAGCTGCTTTACGTAAAGCGTTTGCACTGTCTGTTACGAATGCATCTGGTTGACGACCTAAAGGCTGTACTTGCTTAGTTTCTGGATGATAAATTAAATATCCATCTTCACTTACTAAGTTGAACGTACCGATACGTGTTACTGATTTAACACTTGTCGCGCCATCTAACTGAGCAACTTCAACATCAAAAGTAGCAACTTTTGCTGATTCAGTCATTTCAGTTTGTAAACCAATCCATAGCTCTTCAAGTTCACGAGTAGTAGGAAGCTCTTTAGCCGCAGCTAATGAACGCAATACTTCTTCACGATTTGGGAATTGAGCACTTACTACAGATGCTTCGATTGAACCAATAGTCTCTGATGCAGCACGGCGAACAACACCGAACATCTCACCTAAAGTACCTTTAGCTGTTTCAAGTTCTTGCTCTTTAGAAGCTAATGTTAATTCGTTTTGAGCATATTGCTTTTTAAGCTGCTCACCACGTGCTTTTTCAGCAGCAAGGTCACGTTTAGCATTGTTTAATAGGGCTTGTTTATCAGAGCGTGCAGATAAAAACTCTTGCTCACGTTGCTGATTAATTTTGCCTTCAGAAATACGGTCTTTCTTAACTTGCTCTAGGATTTGATCTAAAGCAACTGTGTTCGCATGAGCGTTTAACGCAACACCTGCAGAAACAGATAGCACTGCCGCAACAGCAAAACCTTTAAAAAGTTTCTTCATTAGTATTACTCCGCGCCAAAGATTGGAAGTTTAACAAGATCGAATGACGCTTGTTTGCGTGACATACGGATTAATTCTTTCACAGGTTTAAGGTATTCTTCACCTAATGCATCCCATGATTTAGTAGTATTATTCCATACCCAAGCATGTTTCATATCTAGTGACTGAGCAACATAAGCAACGCGACCTACACGACCGAAATCAACTGTAATTTCGCGGCCATCTAATTTTAAAGAACCTTGGCCTGAAGCAACGATTGAGCTGTAATCTTTCTCAATTAAGTAAGCTTCAAGTACTTGACGGTACTTTTCAGATGTCGTTACTGACGAATTAATCATTGTTTCACGTAAACGTGTTACACGATCAAGACGCTTTTCAGTTTCAAAAGGAACGTCCGCTTTGATGAATTGCTCAAGCGTATCGATCATGCGATACATCAAAGGCACAACGTTTTGTTTTGTTTTGTCGATCGTCGCAATTTGACGATTAAACGATTCAATCCCTGCATTTTGGTCAGCAACCAAATTTGCAACGTGATCGTTATAGACTTTAAGAATTTCTCTTTCATCAACAACTAAACGGAATTCAGAAATTAATTCTTGAGTTTGATCAAAAGTGTTATCCACTTTTGCTTGCGACTTTACAGCAGCCTTATGAATTACATCTTCCGCTTTGTGAAGTTCATTCAATGGATCTGCCATCACACTGTTGCTTGCAAATGCAAATGCGCCAACCAACGCAGTTGCTACAAGACTCTTTCTGATTTTAACAGACATAGTTCCCAACCAATTAAGTAATGTTACTTTTTAGAATTTAAAACTGATTAAAACTCAACCAGAACCAACGCTTCTTTTATAGAGGCGTCAACTTACCAATAATGCTAAATGCCTTTAGCTGTGTCAACTCGATGTTTCTTCAATAAGAAACTTTTTATTTAGCATTTGCGACATCAGTAAACTTTAAAAACATAATATTTACAAATGTTACTGCTGAATGTGTCATTAAAGCGCTATAAACAGGACTTTATAATAATAAAGTGTTAACAGAAAATATTTATCATTATCTCACTATTAAGCGTAAAAAAAATTAATATTTTATGAAATATAAACCCAATTAAGGTAACATATTTGTAAAATCGGTAAATAAGTTGTTTTGATTGTGTCTTTTTTGCTTCATTTTATTATTTTTGGAACATCTATTAATGTCTTTCTCTCGCTCATTTCAAGCAGCTGTTACTGCATTTCAAAACAAAGAGTATGATCTTGCTCAGAGTATCTGTGAACAACTGACCAAACAAATAAAAAACTGCGAGATATTTCATTTATTAGCATTGATTAATAAGGCAAAAAATAAATTAGATAAAAGTAGGTATTATTTTGAGATTGCGGTTAAATATGGGTCCAATAATGCTAATATTCACGCTAACTTTGCAAATTTATTAGCGAATTTGAACGATAATCAGCTTGCCAAAAAGCATTATTCTATTGCTTTAAAGCTTGATCCTGAGTTCTCAGATGTAAAAGTGAATTTTTCCTTGCTACTTAGCAAAGAGCGCAATTTATCTGCGGCGTTAAATCTAATTGACAGTGAGATTGAAAAACGAGCCCAACCGCAAAAACTATTAAAAATTAAAGCTAAAATACTGCAGAACTGTTTGGAGTTTAACCAGTCAGAAGCATTGTTTAGAGTTTGTTTAGCGCATGACCCGAGTGATTATTTTTGCCAAATTAACTATGTGTGTGTGCTAAGAGAGCTTGAACAATACCCTCTCGCACTTTCATTTTTGCAGCAAATCACTATTCAACAACCCCAAAACTCTGAAATTGCTTTTTTAACTGGCTGTATCTATTACGACCAACAAGCATATAAAGAAGCTGAGTACTTTTTAAAACAAGCGCTCATTTTTTCTCCCGAAAATATTGCAGCCCATGAAGCCTTAAACAAACTTTATTGGGAACAAGACCAACAAGCACTCTTTCTTACAAGCTACGAGATATTAAAAAACACTGTACCATCGGCCCAACTGAGTTACTCAAAAATAGCTCAGCAGATTCAAGCCAATCAATTTGAGCAAGCTCAAGTTGAATTAAATCTATTGCCCAACTCAATCATTAACACCTCAGGCTTTACTCATCTACAAGCAGTTATTGCAGATCGTTTAGGTGATAAAGCCAAGGCTAATGACTTTTACGCTCGAGCCGCGTTGGCCGACCCAGGTAATTTAAGGTTGCAAATTGATTTTGCTAATTTATTAATTAAACAAAAAAAATACCTTCAAGCACTGTCAATATTAGAGCCTTTAAGTAACCTACATTTTTTTAATCAAGAATTATGGGCTTATAAAGGGATTTGTTGGCGCTTGCTCAATAATCCAAAACATAATTGGTTAAATAATTATGAGCAATTTATTCAACCTATCAATTTGGGCTATCCATCAGGTTATGACTCTCAAGCTCATTTCTTACATGAGCTTTCGGATACTTTAATAAGCTTGCATACCGGTAAAAATCAGCCGTTAGACCAAAGTGTACGGCAAGGCACCCAAACTATCGGTAACTTATTAAATAAAAAACTTACAGTTATACAAGAATATAAACACTTGCTCACAAAAGCAGCTCACGTTTATTTAAACCAATTGCCGACTGACCCAACACATCCTTTACTGTCGCGTAATCGCGGGCAGTTTAGCTTTGAAGGTAGCTGGTCGGTGAAACTTAATAGCGGAGGTTTTCATAGTAATCATGTCCACCCTCTTGGTTGGATTTCTGGACCTAGTTACATAAATGTTCCAAAAGAAATTAATGCCAATGATCCAACCAAAGCTGGTTGGGTCAAATTTGGCGAAACTGCATTAGAGCTAGGTGAGGACGAACACATTGGACGAATGATTTGTCCACAGTCTGGATTTGTTGTGCTGTTTCCAAGTTATATGTGGCATGGTACGCAGCCTTTTAATTCATTACAAACTCGCTTAACTGCACCTGTAGATATTAGCCCTCAATAAGTTGATTTAGATAAGGCAAGTAATGCTGGTGACGCCCTGAAGAGCTGCTGTATAAAGGTTTTCGAACCTGCCACACACTTGCGGTTTTAACACTGTTTTTTTGCTCAAAAAATCGCAAACATTGCGCTTGCCATTCCAAGCCTAAAAAATGCAGTACTTTTGTGATTTCCTGTTCTGGTGTTTTTATCAATTGATCATAATCAACGGTAGTCATATCTTCATGAAATTTGTTTTGCCAAAACTGCTTTAAACGCAATTGCTCTTTATAATAGAACTGAATATCCTCTAAGTCAGTTGCATAATTCATAGCAGCACCTAGGCGAAGAAAATAAACCGATAAACAATTATCAAGTTCATTACGCTGTGTCCAGATAATTTTTGCTTGAGGAAATACTTGTTTAATTAATCCAATAAGCAAAAAGTTATCTGGTCTTTTATCGGTAATATAACTATTTTTCAAATTAATATTTTTAATTAGTTCTTGGTATTTTTCAGCGAGTTCATTCAAATTATCATGATTTATAAAAGTCACATCCGCAGGATAATTTTTCAAGTTTTGTGCTATGTAGCGAGGAAAGAAATCTAGTTCGCCACTGGTAATCACTTCTGAGTGACTTGCTAAAATTTGTTCGAGTAATGTTGAGCCAGAACGAAACATACCACAAATAAAAACCGGCTTTATTTCATTTTCAGTGGGTACTCTAACTGTATTATTCAATGAAAATACTTCAATAATACTATCGATATACTGGCGGTGTTTCATTCTATCAAACTTAGGAACTATCTGTTTATTGGTTTGGTTTGCTTGATGATAATAAGTAATAGCTTTGTCATACTGTTGACAATCATCATATGCTTTACCCAGTGCATAACTTAAATCACATCGCACACTCGCATCAAGTTGTTCTTCTTTTAATAGTTTCTCTGCTTGAAGTAACTCAGGCGCTAAACTATCAGTATATTTTGTTGCATCTATTATTCGAGCCAAGGCTTCATAATGATCAGGTTTAACTTTAAGTACCTTTAAAAAAGTAGAGATACAGGATTCTTTATTTCCAAGTTGCTCATATAAGTTAGCTAAATTCATTAGTGCACTTATATAATTAGGATTTATTTTTAATGCCTGCTCTAAATAAAAAATAGCTTGTTCGTCATCAAATAAATGATCAGATTCTATAACCGCCATGTTTAAATAAACCTCTTCAGGTTGATTAATACCACAATCGAGTGCTTGTTGATAAAAGACTAAAGCGAGTTTAAATAAACCAAATTGTTTGTGATAATAACCGGCGTTGAATAGTGCTATTTCATTTTTTGGATTTAACTTTACGAAGTTTGCATGACACTGACAAACATTTGCCAAATCATTTTGTTTTAAAAAAAGCTCTGTTAACGCATTCACGTATGCAAAATTATCCGGAGTTCTATTTATGAGTTGCTGTAAATAACGTATCGATTTTTCAATGTGTTGCTCTGCAAAGGCTATTTTTGCCAGAAACTGCAGCGCTATTTCTTGATCTTCAATAGATAAATTAACAAGCCCATGCTCAAGTAAAATTTCAGCTTGTTTAAATTGCTTATTTTTAATTAAATCGCTTGCTTGTTTTAACACTCAATACACTCTCAGTTAAATCTTTAAAAAACAAAAAAGCGAGCCTAAGCTCGCTTTTTAAGTCTTCCGTTCAAATTAGAAACGGAAAGTTACGCTCGCATGCACATAACGACCTAGTGAATCATAGAAGCCAGATACCGCATTCGCATTTGTTGATAATGTACCACCAACTAATGGCGGCTCTTTATCAAAGATGTTGTTCACACCCACTAACACGCCAACATGATCGTTAACTTCGAATGAACCTTTAAGGTCAAAGTAGCTTTGTGATGAAATGCCGCCGTCCGCTTCTAGAAGCTTATCGGTAGTGCCATCATAACCTACTGAGCCAAAATAACGCCATTTAAGCTGTGCAGTCCAGAAAGAACCAGTGTCATAGCTAAATGTTGCAGTGTGACGCCACTCTGGAGTTGCGAAACAATCAGTGCTGATATTATCAACACAATCATAGTTAGCTGTTGGAGTACCAGGTAACGGCTCGTACTCTTTGCTTAGCATGTATGTACCAATTAACTTAGCGTTGAAGTTACCACCCATGATTTCAGCATTGTAGTTTGCACTAACATCCACACCTTCCCAATGACGGCTGGCTAAGTTTACAGATGTTGCTTTAACAATACCAGTACCTATCCATAAGCTTCCGTTACCACTACGAGTGATGTTATCACAGAACGCTGAATTACCTGTTAACGCACACTGTGTAACTGTTAACTCTGGGCCAACACTACCAATAACTTCTTCAAGTTCGATATCCCAGTAATCGATTGAGAAATTTAAGTTATCAATCGGTTGTGCAACGATACCAAATGACATGGTATCTGCAACTTCAGGTTGCAGGTCTGGGTTACCACCAAATAAACCATTGTATTGGTTTGCAGGGCTCTTAGATACGTTACCATATTGAGCAGCACTTACACCTGTTCTAGCACATTCTTCTTGTTTTAATTGTGGTGATGCACCGGCACATGGGTCGTTACCACCCCATAAACCTTTCGATTGCTCAGAGAATAACTCAGCTACGTTAGGAGCACGTACCGCACGGTTATAACTTGCACGTACTTTATAGTCATCCATTGGAGTCCAATCGAATGCTACTTTATACGTATCTACGCCACCAGTAGTGCTGTAATCAGAATAACGGTAACCAAGTTCCATAGTTAATTGCTCAACCATTGGAGCGCCTGATACTAATGGAATACTTGCTTCACCATAGAATTCAGTTAAGTCATAACCACCAGTTAAGCTCTTAGTTGCGCCACCTTGACCTAGTAATAAACCTTGAGCATATACTTCATCAGTAATACGTTCGTAGTTTTCTTCACGGTACTCAGAACCTAATACCACAGCAATTGGAGCATCCGCACTAGGTACAGTTAAATCTAACTCACCCGTTACATAACCGCCGATTACGATTTGCTCAGTCACACCATTTTTTACAGCAACACCGGTTAGTGCTTTAGCTGACTCTTGTGAAATACCTTGATAAGTGAATACTTCGTAAGGGATACAGCCTGCAGTTGCAGCACAGCTTTCGTCATTTGCAGAAAGTGCTGTTTTGATACGTGGACCAAAGAAGTCATTTAAATATGCTTCAGATGATGACGTAGAACCGTATTGCATTGAGAAATCATACGTCCAGTTATCATTGATTTCACCTTCAGTACCAACAACTAAACGAAATGCGTTATGCTCGATGCTGCTTGCACGTGGGCCACCTTCAGTATTACGCTTACCGATATAAGTAGAGAACGTATCATCAATACCTAAACCGAAACGATCCATCAATTGTTGACGCTGAGTATCACTTAATAATGGCGTATTTACTGGAATGTCGTATTGGTCATTAAAGAACGTACCAGATTCTGCGATTTGAGCCGTTGTACGGTCACGCATGAACATCATTTCCATGTATGGACGGAAATGATCGTTGATTTCGTAGTTTAAGAATGTACCAAATGTGAAACGCTCATCCGGGCGCATAAAGTGGTTAATTGGTGCATAGTTATAGCTGTTTCCTACAGATGGTTTAAATGCATCACTACCTGAATCAAGTGTCCAGTACTCGTAGTCATCCCAGTTAAAGCCGCCATTTGCATCTAAGCCGCCAATGTAGAAGTTTGGTACAACTGCATTGCCAGAACCACCACACGATGTACCTGGGCCATCTAATGCACATGATGAATAGTCACGCGCAGCTTGGCGTAATTCATTTTGTTTTTTGTACGTGATATAACCAACTGCATGGCCTTTACCGCCGTCAAAATCACCACCAAGTGTGATGTCTAAGTCTAACGAAGAACCATCTAAACCTGAGTTACCTTTTGGATACTCAAAGCCTTTTTTATCCATTAGACCTTGGATGTATTTGTTATCGTTGTTATGTTGGTAAGCAGAGCCACCAACACTGATTTCAAAGCCTTCAAAATCATCGTTCATTACAAAGTTTACAACACCTGCAACCGCGTCAGCACCGTAAGTTGAAGAACCACCACCAGTTAACACTTCAACGCGCTTAACTAATGAGGCTGGAATTTGATTGATATCTGGCGCTTGGCTGTTTACACCACCCGCTTGCATACGACGGCCATTGATAAGCACTAACGTACGATTCGAACCTAGGCCACGTAAATCTAGTGTTGCTGTACCAGATGCACCATTAGCTTGGAATGCAGTCTCAGAAGCTTCGATTTGAGGTAAGCTGTTCATCATATCTTCGATACGAGTGAAACCAGAAAGCGCGATTTCTTCTTGAGATGTAATTTGTACTGGGCTTGCAGATTCCATATCAGTACGTTTGATACGAGAACCAGTTACTTCGATACGCTCTACCGCTTCTGCACCTTCTTCTGCTGCAAAAGTATTGGTAGCAAACACTGCTGTTGATGCAGCACCATAAGCAATCGCTAAGCGAACTGCTTTGGTTAGTTTATTATTTAACATTTAGATTTCTCCCTGGACCACACTCTTACGGTGCGATTAATTTTTTTGTTAATTAAGTGAACTTAATAACGATTTTCGAGTCGAGCTCATTATCCGAGGGAGATATTAAACATAAGGTGAAAGTTCGGTCAACATCCGTTTATAAATAATTAACACTTTAGCATCACCTATTTCGAAACATACACACTTTGAAACAAAGAATATACAAATCAAAAGAAACAACCAATTAAATTAACCTTATGATTTTAATTAATTAATTTAAAACTAACATTTGTTTTTTCATGTAATCCAACTGTACGCGAGAGGTTACAAAAAAAAACTGTCAATTTTCAAATAAATTTACTTGACCGCTTAAAAATTGAGCGAAACTCATATTTAGGGTAGGCAGAATTGAATCTGCTATTGGTTGTAACTGCTTTTCAAGGTAGTGCTGCAAATTGAGTTTAAGCGGCTTTTCTGTTGCCACAACTGGCCCATCTAATGTGATAACGTACTCAATCCACTGACCACGTTTTGGCGTTTTTTCGGGATATTTCATACTCATTTTTTGGGCCGCTTGCGCATGTGGAGGGATGTTTTTTACATATTCAGACAAATGTTGCCTTAAACGCTTTTTATACAACAGTAAATGATTTAACCTCCCAGCCATTAAATCACTAATCACTTGTTTTATATAGACTTCTACTGAGTCACCCGCAAATATCAATGTAAATAAATTGTACTGAAACTCACGTGCCAGCTCAGTCCAATCACTGCGTACCGTTTCCATGCCTTTAAACACCAAATGATCGCCGTTTGCATCTGAGACTTGACCTACATAGCGCTTTTTTGATCCCTCTAAACTGCCTCTAATGGTTGGCATAAAGAACGGACTGTACAAAGTTTCAAATTCAATTTCGAGGTAACTAGCAATTTTGTACTTTTTTTCGCAATAATCGCACCAAAAATTGTTAATCTTTTTTTGTAACAAAAAACCTATTTTTTTACATTCTTCAGCACTGAGTTCACTCGCCAATTGCACAAAAGTAGAGTCAGTATCACCATAAATAACCTGATACCCCAAACGTTCAATTTCGGCACGGGTGGCCAGCATAATCTCATGCCCTCTCAAGGTAATGGAGCTTGACAACCGAGGATCATAAAAACGACACCCCGTTGAGCCCAAAACACCATAAAAGCTATTCATAATGATTTTTATTGCTTGGGATAGCATTTTGTTTTTTTGCTGCTTGGCCACGTCCCGTGCTTGCCAAAGCGTCGCAATTAAATTAGGCAAATGATGCGCTGTGCGAGAAAAATAAGCATCATGAAACCCCGCAATACTTTGCGTTGGTGCTAACAAACCTTCAACCATGCCAATAGGATCAATTAAAAAAGTACGAATAATTGACGGATAAAGACTTTTAAAATCAAGTACGATGACATTTTGATATAAACCCGGCTGTGAATTCATCACATAGCCACCTGGGCTATTAAAATGATGGTTGTGATCACCTAGATTGGGCGCAACATACCCACTGCGATGCATCAAGGGTAGATACAAATTTACAAATGCTGCAACCGATCCCCCTTGGCGTTCAAGTTCTAATCCCGTTAACTGTGTACGAAGAATAGCAAAATCAATCAATTTTTCTTGCTTAAAAATATCCCATACCAGCTGACAATCTTTTAAATTATATTTGGCCAAAGCGAGTTTGTCGTATTTAAATTGATGCTCAATTTCAGCCAAACGATCATCACTTTCTATCAGTTTTTTCTCACCAATCAATTGTTCAGCAACACTTGCTAAGCTAAAGCTATTAAAATGATAGGTCGCATTTTTTAAGGTATCGATACCATCAAGCACCACTCTTCCTGGTAATAATAACTTGCCAACTGCCCGTTCGCTCAGTTGCATTGCTTGTTGCGCACGCCCTAAATACAGTGGCACCCCCAATTGTTCTGCGCGGCGATATAAAAGTGACATATCAAAATCAATCACGTTCCAACCAATAATCACATCGGGGTCACGTTCAACAAAATAGCGTTGTAGTTGCACCAGTAATTGCTCTTCATCACTGACCCAAACAATATTTTGCTCTGAATGTTGAGGCGCTCCAACCATAATAACAACATCAAAATCATCACTATAAAGCCCAACCGAAAACAAAATCCCTTGGCCGCTGCATTCAATATCAAGCGACACCACCGAAAAATTTGGCTGATAAGTTGAAGGCTTCATTTTTGCTTGTTGAAGCGTTAAATATCCTTGT includes the following:
- a CDS encoding DNA polymerase II; the encoded protein is MSELITVEGFVLTKQQLKTKYGFALCYWLTSDLGPIQVMVEQQEAVFFVLSSDLLQILALLKSENILLRTQALGLKSFDQQAISGCYFSTLHGFYQAKKIIQQAGFRLFEADVRHCDRFLMERFIRGSVLVQGQAIKKQGYLTLQQAKMKPSTYQPNFSVVSLDIECSGQGILFSVGLYSDDFDVVIMVGAPQHSEQNIVWVSDEEQLLVQLQRYFVERDPDVIIGWNVIDFDMSLLYRRAEQLGVPLYLGRAQQAMQLSERAVGKLLLPGRVVLDGIDTLKNATYHFNSFSLASVAEQLIGEKKLIESDDRLAEIEHQFKYDKLALAKYNLKDCQLVWDIFKQEKLIDFAILRTQLTGLELERQGGSVAAFVNLYLPLMHRSGYVAPNLGDHNHHFNSPGGYVMNSQPGLYQNVIVLDFKSLYPSIIRTFLIDPIGMVEGLLAPTQSIAGFHDAYFSRTAHHLPNLIATLWQARDVAKQQKNKMLSQAIKIIMNSFYGVLGSTGCRFYDPRLSSSITLRGHEIMLATRAEIERLGYQVIYGDTDSTFVQLASELSAEECKKIGFLLQKKINNFWCDYCEKKYKIASYLEIEFETLYSPFFMPTIRGSLEGSKKRYVGQVSDANGDHLVFKGMETVRSDWTELAREFQYNLFTLIFAGDSVEVYIKQVISDLMAGRLNHLLLYKKRLRQHLSEYVKNIPPHAQAAQKMSMKYPEKTPKRGQWIEYVITLDGPVVATEKPLKLNLQHYLEKQLQPIADSILPTLNMSFAQFLSGQVNLFEN